AGAGCAAACTCACAGGGGTGGTGTCAATCCTGCACCGGGTTGCGACCACACGGCCATCAATCGTAGCGAGCCGGGGTCCAGCTAGCTGGGATTGCTCCAGGCTGTGCCTTCCGATCTCGCAGGTGGCCAGCGGTAGGAAACGGTGCCGGGAGTGCTTCGTTTTTCTTTGTGTTTGGTCAGGGGAATCTCACCGgcagagggcggcgaggccgccggtgGCCGATCCAACATCGTCGGATCTCCGACGGCCGGGCTCCGCCTGTAGCCGCCAAGCTCCGGACCGCCCACAGCGCTGCCTCGTCGGAACCCACGTGGTACGTATCGATGATGAATGAGCTTTGGGCCGAGCTGGGATATCAAGTCCATTATTAATTCGGCCTTGCTCTTACCCAACCGCTTTTACACAATTTTTGTCCTGTCAATGGAGGCCTAACCTGGCTGGCACTAGCACCACGATCACTTCTGCTCTGTCCGGCCCACTGATGACTTCAGTTGACCGAAGGGAACGTTCCCAGTCTGCCACCGTCCAGCACAACTGCGACGCCATTGCAGTAGGCCCCTGCCACTGATGCAAGGTATAGCACCGTTCCTGCCATGTCTGTTGTAGCTCCCAGCCTTCCCAGTGGCACTACGCTCTCAGGCACATCAATGTATTGCCCTGTGGAGTCTTCCTTGAACGATTTGATGACGGAATCCGTCATTTCGCTCGGGAATACTGGTGTTGTTTCAAGCGTTAGCAAAGGGCGCTCCAATCTGAGTTGAGCCCTTGAGCACAGCTTGGTGGGGAACTCACTTCCAGGAGCGATGCAGTTGGCCCTGCGGCGTGGTAAACCAACAATGGTCAGATACTTGCTGTAGAGTGGGACCGCGGTTTCTAGGGTCAGATGGTATATGACTTGCCTGATATGCCACTGCGAGAGCGCGACCGACAGCATTTTGGTGGCGTGGGTGGCCGCTGCCTTGGACTGGCCGTAGGCATAGCCTCCCGTCTGTTTCTTGTTGAACCCGGCAATGGAGCTGACTACAACAATCTGCGATGACTGGCGCAGGTTTCTCTTCTCGTTACCCTTGCCCAATAGCTTTAGAAACGCCATCGACGTGTACCAGACAGCCGTCGTGTTGACTGCAAATGTATCCGTGTACTCGGACGTCTCAACGTCAAAGTTCTCGTCGGCAAATTGGTCTAGCGACATGTCTGGCGTTATTTTCGTCACCTGTGGGCCAGAAATGCCCGAGTTGCAGACCAGCAGATTCAGATACCCGGCGTCGTTCTCGACATGCTCGACTGCCGCCTTCAGACTCTCCTTGGACGTCACGTCGCACTGCAGGACCGCTGCATTTGGCCCAATGCTGGTGGCAGCTCGTCGCAAAGTGTCTAAGCGCCTCCCTGCAATGTACACCTTGGCGGCCCCGTTGCTGGCCAGTGCCTTGGCTATCATTAGACCAATACCTGTTGGTGTAATATGTAAGTACTAAGTCTTGCCGCAGAACGACCCGAACAACGTACCAGACCCTCCTCCAGTTATCAGCGCAACAAGGCCATTGACATTGAACAGCGACCCCGCCGATTCCGCCGGCTCGTTCGCTTGAGAAGACATTTGCGTACTTCAGTACAACAATGGCGATGAATAGAAAATCACTTGCAAAGAGCGAGATACGACAGGCGATATACGTTAAAAAGAAACAAGAAAGaatatacgaagtacgaacGAGCCACGTCACTCATATAGCGCCATAATGTACTGGTAATAGGAATCTCTTTCCCCGCGCGCTGAGACGGTCTTCACGTCTCCACAATGGCCCGATTGCCGATGCCTGCTCACGACGAGATCAGTAATTGTCCAAGTTCCATTCTCGCACTGTATCTGCCCAGGAACCTCTGGTCGCGTATGGACTTGAGTGCACAGTGCATCTTCAGGGCGCAGACTGTATGCGCTAAAATTGTTCGGGTAGCCCAAGCCATCGCAGATTTAGCTTCAAGAACTTCACCCAAGTACAGCGACAAGTCGAAATGCCCAAGCGAAAACGAGACAACGACACAAGTCTCGCCTCGGTTCTTGAGAACCATCAAAATGAGGTGTCAAAGGCGCTGAAGGCTTCCAAGGGCTtcgagcggcagcgcctcaGCAAGAGGCTGCGCGAGGATGGGCTGCAACCCGATAAACAGGAACGATTAGAACGGGAAGTGGCAGCATTGAAGGTGCGTTCACGCCGGCAACCCTCGCCCAAAATCCGACTTGCTAATTACCTTATAGTCCTTGGACCTTCATCGCACAGCCCGTGTGCACTTGATATCGTCGCTTCTCAAAGTCAAGTCCATCGCGACCTCGGCCGATCTCCCGGACGAACTTCGAACCGCGATATCCAAACCCGAACtgcccgaggcggagcgAGTGGCCCTACACAATGTCACCAGTGCTCTGTACAACCGAGAGCCGGTCAGACGGGCAATCAACCAAGCCATTGCGGCGGTTTGCGGCGTGCTCAACGTACCAGCGCCTGCCAAAGGCAAAAGAGTAAGGAAGGATGCGCGGGCGGAGCAGGAAGAGCAGCCCTCCGATCGGATGCAACACCAGCCGGCGGATGAGGCTACATCGAAGAGCTCTGGGATGCCCTAccaggacgatgacgaaacCGACTTTGAGGGATTCGGCTCTGACGTCGATCAGCCTGGCCCGACTGTGGAGGCGCCAGACAACGATGCAGAAGCCGACGAAGAAACACAATACTCGCACTACGATGATCTTCTTGGTAGCTCGgaagatgaagacgatgaagaagaatTCGACTTGTCAAAATTTGCACACCTGAAAGGCAGAGAAACggccaacctcgacgacattTCGCTATCCGGTTCTGCGTCTGATGTTGAGTCGGAAGCAGAGTCTATCGTATCGGGGGAACAATCACGTTcaccatcgccctcgcctcccctcaagaagaagaagaaagaacCGAAAGGAGATTCCGCATCCGGCCAGCCTGGCCCCGCTAGGGATTCTACGTTCCTCCCGTCTCTTATGGGAGGCTATATCTCAGGCTCTGAATCGGCCTCGGATATTGAGGAAGCGAAGCCGAAGAAGCGGCGCGGCCAACGAGCGAGGCAAGCCATCTGGGAACAAAAGTACGGTTCCGGCGCGAAACATCTGCAGAACCTCCCAAAGAAGGGCGGTAGGGACTCAGGTTGGGACATGAAACGAGGCGCCGTGGACGGAGACGATCAGGGGCGCAAGACGCCTTGGAAGAAGGGTATTCACAATCCCCTAGGAAAACATGCGGGCTTCGCGGGTGCGGCCACGGTGAACCGACCCATGCCCAAATCAGATCCGAAGAAGACAACGAGGGACGACGAAGGCCCGCTGCATCCCAGCTGGGcagcgaagaagaaggcgcaAGAATCACAAAAGGCAGTCGCCTTTGCTGGGCAGAAGGTGGTGTTCGATTAGATTCTGGTTGCTACGAAGCGCATAAGTCGCGAATGGATTCGCCATTGTTGCCATGTCCCTTGTGCTTGTGCGCGACAGGCTCAAGCTACTGGTACCTGCTGCATAATTGCCCCAGTTCCTTCCTGCCCATTTGGCCATCTTTATGTTCTTGCCTCGCTGGCCCGCCATGTGATGTTTTGGAAAGCGCAGACGAGACGGGACCATGCAGCGTCAACCAGCTGCCAAGTACACCATCAAGGATAGGAGTTTGTTTCGATCTCCGAATCGTCGTTTTATATCCTTAAAATAAGCGCTTGACTTCTCGGTTCGATTCCCTGTTGCTTTGGCCTCACTCCGACATCCTCAGTCCCGACTCTATTCCGAAGTATCCTCGGCCGCTCTCATACCTTTGCCACAGTTCGCGATCCTCTGACTGTCTCCAAATCCCTGCTGCTAGTCAAGCCTTCTCTGCGAGTCGTCTGATCATATGGCGCCCGAGGTCCACGCTCCCGGCGATCGAAATCTATGCCGCGCGGATGACACTGCTCCCCTGGGGTTCCATGGGCGTACCTCGGCTCCTTTGAATTGTgaagcagccagcagcatcacGGGAGAAGATCGTCCAAGCCTTCGGAAGACCGGTGCAATTACGCAATCAACATGTCTCGAACCGGGACACACTCAATCGTATGATGGTTCAGATACATGCGTTCTGGGCACCAATCAGTCTGGATCATTACCAGAGACCAGTCACAGTCACAAAACAGGTCAGACCAGAGTCATCGAGAAACAAATTACAGAGAGCGATGGTAATTGCCACAAGCAGGAACTTGGCTCTGTCAAATCAAGCATTACCTTCCAGGCCTTTCGCCTGATGAATGAGCTTTCCAGAGCTGCTGCATCTGCGGCTCAACGACTATCGCCGAGTACATCGACACCGAGCGTGGAGCCGTTGACGTCCGGTACCGACAATGACTACTCAACGCCGCAAAGTTTGCAAGATGAGGCCGTCTACATCTTCAACCCCCGTCACAACGCGTCAGCATGCTATTTATACAAACCCAGAAGCCCGTCGACAGAGGCATACGAGGTCGAGCACGTGGCGGTAAAAGTGGTACATGACCAAGAAGCCGTGGGTCAAGCGGCCTACCTGCTGTCAATTTCTGAGAAAGATGACACGTTGAAGAGTGTCGGGTGCGGGTTTGCAGCTACAGTCACCAGCGACGAAAACTGCCGGGTGGCTCAGGCGGCAGCCACGGACTCTAGCAATTCGGTCCAGCAAAGCGATATTGCTCCCCAGCAGCCTCCTTTCCATTCAAATTCACAGGCCCTGTCAGTCGAGTTGCGTCGCCAGCTTCAACAGCGAGCTCGATCCCGCGCTAAACACTGCATTATCGACGAGATCGCGATTCTTGCGGCTACAGGCAAAGGCATGTACCTCCTGAGCGAAGACGATGTGACTGGAGCCGTGGAAGCGACTGTCTCAGAAGATATGTCGACAAACAGAGATGTATACTCTTTGCGACATGTTGAGAATGCCCCTGAAAAGCCTCCCGGGTCACCGTCTCTACCAAAGTTGGACGAAAGAACAAAACGCATCAGCCCGCGGATTTCGGCACCTGCAGGACCAGCGACAACTTTTAGCTTACCCAAAACCTCCTTTTCGAGTACCAGCCTGGCTTACGAGCGCGGAGACGCGAGGAATATCGAGTACGATGTGTCAACTATTGTCTCCCAGGGAAGTGTAGCCGAAATTGTGTGGACGGAAGACGACCCCCATTTCCGTGATCAGCTCCGAGGCAactcgcgctgcagcgccgccttgctTGCGATCCCGCCTAATCAAGACGGAGGGCGACGAGTGCAAGCTAGTGCTAGTGCGGAAGCGCATGCTGGGCCTCACAATACACTTGTGAGCCCATTCGGAGGGGACTCTTCACGGAGCAGTAGCCTGTTTAGGGGCGTCTCAGAGGCCACTGGCTACCCCTCAAACATTACGTCCTTTCCTGTGCTGCAGCCACGACACTGCACGAACGAGTGGCTGACGCCAACGATGGAGGTGGAACAGCTCGACCGCACTCCCTGTACAGATCTGTACCGGCTCGGCGTGGATGCTCACTGCGGAAAGCCCGTTGCCATAAGCACGCAACAGGTATACGAGCCCGTACCTACGACATGGTGTCGCAATCGTTCACTGCTTCACGAGGATCTATTCAACCCAATCATTCCCTGGGTTGAGCGCAGAGTCACGGAGGGGATCTCGAGTGGCATCAGCT
This sequence is a window from Purpureocillium takamizusanense chromosome 8, complete sequence. Protein-coding genes within it:
- a CDS encoding uncharacterized protein (COG:Q~EggNog:ENOG503NWT2) — protein: MSSQANEPAESAGSLFNVNGLVALITGGGSGIGLMIAKALASNGAAKVYIAGRRLDTLRRAATSIGPNAAVLQCDVTSKESLKAAVEHVENDAGYLNLLVCNSGISGPQVTKITPDMSLDQFADENFDVETSEYTDTFAVNTTAVWYTSMAFLKLLGKGNEKRNLRQSSQIVVVSSIAGFNKKQTGGYAYGQSKAAATHATKMLSVALSQWHIRANCIAPGIFPSEMTDSVIKSFKEDSTGQYIDVPESVVPLGRLGATTDMAGTVLYLASVAGAYCNGVAVVLDGGRLGTFPSVN
- a CDS encoding uncharacterized protein (COG:S~EggNog:ENOG503P0SY), yielding MPKRKRDNDTSLASVLENHQNEVSKALKASKGFERQRLSKRLREDGLQPDKQERLEREVAALKSLDLHRTARVHLISSLLKVKSIATSADLPDELRTAISKPELPEAERVALHNVTSALYNREPVRRAINQAIAAVCGVLNVPAPAKGKRVRKDARAEQEEQPSDRMQHQPADEATSKSSGMPYQDDDETDFEGFGSDVDQPGPTVEAPDNDAEADEETQYSHYDDLLGSSEDEDDEEEFDLSKFAHLKGRETANLDDISLSGSASDVESEAESIVSGEQSRSPSPSPPLKKKKKEPKGDSASGQPGPARDSTFLPSLMGGYISGSESASDIEEAKPKKRRGQRARQAIWEQKYGSGAKHLQNLPKKGGRDSGWDMKRGAVDGDDQGRKTPWKKGIHNPLGKHAGFAGAATVNRPMPKSDPKKTTRDDEGPLHPSWAAKKKAQESQKAVAFAGQKVVFD